One region of Motacilla alba alba isolate MOTALB_02 chromosome 24, Motacilla_alba_V1.0_pri, whole genome shotgun sequence genomic DNA includes:
- the ARCN1 gene encoding coatomer subunit delta: MVLLAAAVCTKAGKAIVSRQFVEMTRTRIEGLLAAFPKLMNTGKQHTFVETESVRYVYQPMEKLYMVLITTKNSNILEDLETLRLFSRVIPEYCRALEENEISEHCFDLIFAFDEIVALGYRENVNLAQIRTFTEMDSHEEKVFRAVRETQEREAKAEMRRKAKELQQARRDAERHGKKAPGFGGFGSSAVSGGVTAMITETIIETEKPKVAPAPARPSGPSKALKLGAKGKEVDNFVDKLKSEGENIMTSVGKRSAEAVKVLTSPINMESVHMKIEEKISLTCGRDGGLQNMELHGMIMLHISDEKFARIRLHVENEDKRGVQLQTHPNVDKKLFTTESQIGLKNPEKSFPINSDVGVLKWRLQTTEESFIPLTINCWPSESGNSCDVNIEYELQEESLELNDVIITIPLPSGVGAPVIGEIDGEYRHDSRRNLLEWCLPVIDAKNKSGSLEFSIAGQPNDFFPVQVSFVSKKNYCNIQVTKVTQVDGNSPVRFSTETTFLVDKYEIL; the protein is encoded by the exons GTGCTGTTGGCAGCCGCTGTGTGCACGAAGGCGGGGAAGGCCATCGTGTCCCGGCAGTTCGTGGAGATGACGCGCACCCGCATcgaggggctgctggcagcgtTCCCCAAGCTGATGAACACGGGGAAGCAGCACACGTTCGTGGAGACAGAGAGCGTGCGATATGTGTACCAGCCCATGGAGAAGCTCTACATGGTGCTGATTACCACCAAAAACAGCAACATCCTGGAAGACCTGGAAACACTCCGACTCTTCTCTAGAGTG ATCCCTGAATATTGTCGAGCTCTGGAAGAGAATGAAATCTCAGAACACTGCTTCGACCTAATCTTTGCCTTTGATGAAATTGTTGCCCTGGGCTACCGTGAGAATGTAAATCTGGCACAAATTCGGACCTTCACTGAGATGGACTCACATGAGGAGAAGGTGTTTCGGGCAGTCAGAgag acGCAGGAGCGCGAGGCCAAAGCCGAGATGCGCCGCAAAGcgaaggagctgcagcaggccAGGAGGGATGCAGAGAGACATGGCAAGAAGGCACCGGGGTTCGGGGGCTTCGGCAGCTCGGCCGTGTCTGGGGGCGTGACAGCAATGATCACAGAGACCATCATCGAGACAGAGAAGCCCAAAGTggcaccagctccagccag GCCTTCAGGTCCCAGTAAAGCCTTGAAACTCGGCGCTAAAGGGAAGGAGGTGGACAACTTCGTGGACAAGCTGAAATCGGAAGGAGAAAATATCATGACTTCTGTAGGCAAGCGCTCAGCAGAAGCAGTCAAAGTTCTCACTTCTCCCATTAACATGGAGAG CGTGCACATGAAAATAGAGGAGAAAATCTCCTTGACTTGTGGCCGTGACGGAGGGTTGCAGAACATGGAGCTTCATGGCATGATCATGCTGCACATCTCTGATGAGAAGTTTGCACGGATTCGCCTGCACGTAGAAAATGAAGACAAGAGGGGAGTACAGCTACAG ACTCACCCAAACGTGGACAAGAAGCTCTTCACTACAGAGTCACAGATCGGTTTGAAGAACCCAGAGAAGTCATTCCCTATTAACAGCGATGTGGGCGTGCTGAAGTGGAGGTTGCAGACCACAGAAGAGTCCTTCATTCCACTGACAA TTAACTGCTGGCCATCAGAGAGTGGGAACAGTTGTGATGTTAACATTGAATACGAGTTGCAAGAGGAGAGCCTAGAGCTGAATGATGTGATCATCACCATCCCCCTGCC GTCTGGCGTGGGTGCCCCAGTGATTGGGGAGATTGATGGTGAGTATCGCCACGACAGCCGGAGAAACCTCCTTGAGTGGTGCCTGCCGGTGATAGATGCCAAAAACAAGAGCGGTAGCCTGGAGTTCAGCATAGCAGGGCAGCCAAACGACTTCTTCCCGGTGCAGGTCTCCTTCGTCTCCAAAAAGAACTATTGCAACATACAG GTTACCAAAGTGACCCAGGTAGACGGGAACAGCCCTGTAAGGTTTTCTACTGAAACCACCTTCCTGGTGGACAAGTACGAAATCCTGTAA